The following are encoded together in the Coffea eugenioides isolate CCC68of unplaced genomic scaffold, Ceug_1.0 ScVebR1_2364;HRSCAF=3379, whole genome shotgun sequence genome:
- the LOC113756468 gene encoding uncharacterized protein LOC113756468: MEPGSLYEFTKLFNQYPLTRTTNEISMISFCWSLTGNEVQPKTTRKDANLNHFSRLSDSIIHHIYSFLPTRDVACTSILSKSWYRIWTLYSFVVYHFICTSSDQVEEQEEKGVGWVQERGAEVPGPTFDCTGSGSRRGDFLSMAGKFIRRRFIENLNIQRFQLYIDCPKMGSLARRLDLWIDYAMMRSVPELVLRIDCFTSGKDVGHRVNAFSNRQRLHYAIPQFVVEARWLKILGLSGCRFTTCLDIKLPQLQSLSLCHSCFDDKSLLERFLLGCPLVEYVKISYCSWMDKLLSVPNLPELKDFECLFCDMVDIIQINAAKLRTFSFATLKEVKELWPLTIDWTACATALKELKIYANGAADIDMLETPISQLLFLETLDIRGCKSYAGFKISNQNLKRLIFRDCSHMSATQLDAPKLELLEFNNCDKPFLPCNASKKLQIHFSLFFRGHSIEWLLRLKYFHRTLEHWEDLKLIVYPEHQMKITDELPIKDMAIHDRLSRFVLEKARELSSSPGKDQRLISCELDTSEAVDYPPDPGAEVFNVKHSSPGSKASKITFLWKYDASQQ; the protein is encoded by the exons ATGGAACCAGGTAGTCTTTACGAATTCACTAAGCTCTTCAATCAGTACCCTTTGACACGGACTACTAATGAAATATCAATGATTTCATTTTGTTGGTCATTGACAGGGAACGAGGTGCAACCTAAGACAACTCGGAAGGATGCGAACCTTAATCACTTCTCCCGGCTGTCTGATTCGATCATTCATCACATCTATTCGTTTTTACCCACCCGAGATGTTGCCTGCACCTCCATCCTGTCCAAGTCCTGGTATCGTATCTGGACCCTTTATTCATTTGTTGTCTACCATTTTATCTGCACTTCGTCGGACCAGGTCgaagaacaagaagaaaaaggagtAGGATGGGTTCAAGAACGTGGTGCAGAGGTTCCTGGTCCAACGTTTGACTGTACTGGCAGTGGCAGCAGAAGAGGCGATTTCCTGTCAATGGCAGGAAAATTCATCAGACGGCGCTTTATAGAAAACTTAAATATACAGAGATTCCAATTGTACATTGACTGCCCTAAGATGGGCTCACTGGCTCGAAGATTGGATCTATGGATTGATTATGCAATGATGAGGTCTGTGCCAGAGCTTGTTCTTCGCATTGACTGCTTCACCAGTGGTAAAGATGTTGGTCATCGCGTTAACGCTTTTTCGAATCGTCAAAGGCTCCATTATGCTATACCTCAATTTGTTGTTGAAGCTAGGTGGCTAAAAATTTTGGGCTTGAGCGGTTGTAGATTTACGACTTGTTTGGACATCAAACTTCCCCAGCTTCAGAGCCTTTCATTATGTCATTCCTGCTTTGATGATAAGTCTCTATTGGAAAGGTTTCTCCTTGGATGCCCACTGGTTGAGTATGTGAAGATATCATACTGCAGTTGGATGGACAAACTTCTCTCTGTCCCGAACTTACCTGAATTGAAGGATTTTGAGTGTTTGTTCTGTGATATGGTTGACATTATTCAAATCAATGCAGCTAAGCTTCGTACTTTCTCATTTGCGACATTGAAAGAAGTCAAAGAACTTTGGCCATTGACCATTGACTGGACAGCCTGTGCTACAGCACTGAAGGAGTTGAAGATATATGCGAATGGTGCCGCTGACATAGATATGTTAGAGACACCGATATCTCAGCTTCTCTTTCTTGAAACATTGGATATACGCGGCTGCAAAAGTTATGCGGGTTTCAAGATCTCAAACCAAAATCTCAAGAGATTGATCTTTAGAGATTGCAGTCACATGTCAGCTACTCAACTTGATGCTCCAAAGTTAGAGTTGCTTGAATTCAACAACTGCGATAAACCTTTTCTTCCTTGCAATGCGTCGAAAAAACTTCAGATTCACTTTAGTTTGTTCTTTAGAGGACATTCAATTGAGTGGCTTTTGCGATTGAAGTATTTTCACAGGACGTTAGAGCATTGGGAAGATTTGAAACTGATCGTCTATCCTGAACATCAG ATGAAGATTACGGATGAGCTGCCAATCAAG GACATGGCCATTCATGACAGACTGAGTAGG TTTGTACTAGAAAAGGCCAGGGAACTTAGCAGTAGTCCGGGCAAAGACCAGAGGCTAATCAGTTGCGAGCTGGATACCTCTGAAGCAGTTGACTATCCACCGGATCCAGGCGCAGAAGTCTTTAATGTGAAACACTCAAGTCCTGGCAGCAAGGCTTCTAAAATAACATTCTTGTGGAAGTATGATGCTTCCCAACAAAG